The genome window AGCAGGTTTAACCTACAATTTGCATGTGCAGCATAGTGGCATTAGCTTGCACAGCAGTGGTTTGGCAGGCAATCAGATTAAGTTAGTGGCTGATTTATTGGCTCAAATGGCGTTTTGTCAGTTTGATGAACAACGTTTTGATGAAATTAAACGTCAGTTAATCAGGCACTGGCAAAACCACAGCAAAAACAAACCCGTCTCCAAACTCTTTAGTCAGCTGTCGTCTTTATTACAGCCGTTAAACCCGGATATTGACCAACTTGCGGCAGCTTTGCAGCAACAGAGCTACAGCGATTTTATTCAGTTTCACCATCAGTTATTGCAACAAGTGCATCTGGATGCCTTTATGGTTGGCAATTGGCACGCCTCGGATGCAACTCAGTTAAGTCAGGCGTTAAAAGGTTGGCTTTCAGAGCAGAACCAAGGCGAAGCTTTACCCCGTCAGCGCTACAATACGCAGGGTATAGGCCCGGTCTGGGTTAAGGTTCCAGTTGAGCATAGTGATCAGGCACTGGTGATTTATTTGCCATCACGGCAAAAACAACCCGTGGATATGGCGCTTTTCATGCTGGCCAATCATTTACTCTCACCTGAGTATTTCCATGTACTGCGCACTGAACAGCAATTGGGTTATCTGGTAGGCACAGGCTATGTACCTATGAACCTGCTGCCTGGTATTGCCTTTTATATTCAAAGCCCTGCAGCCTCCTGCGCCGATTTGTATAAAGCCACTTTGGCTTTTTACAAAAACTTCCTGTCTGAGCTGGAAGAGCTGGATGAAGAAGAGTTTGTGCAGATGAAACAAGGTCTGGCGACCCAGATAAAAGAGCGCGACAGCAGCTTAGGTGCCAGAGCCAAGCGCTTGTGGCTGGCAATTGGCCAAGGTGATCATCAGTTTGATTTAAACGAGCAGATAGAAATAGCACTGGAACAATTAAGTCTGAAAGACTTTATCGCATTCTTCTACCAGTTACTGGCACCTGATTACGATGCCATTTTTCTGGCTACGGGCGATAAACCGGATCATAGCCATTTAACTGAGCAAAACCCATTCAATTTATTAGAGAAATTACCTTTATTAGCGGAATGGCTTTGACAGTGCGGATAACATTGGTTACCGTGAATTGATATCAATTAAAAAAGTCTGACTGTGCGCCTGACTCCTGTTTTATCGCTGCAATTAAGCCTTGTGATTCTTGCACCTTCGCCTGCCTATGCCGCAGGTTGGCAGCAATTGCAACCTTATGTGCTGACCGTCATCTCCGCCCTCTCTATAGTTGCGCTCGCATTAGCTCATCTGAGCATAGTGCGGATGCGACGTTACCAGTCCAAACTGGAGCAAAGTGAAGAGCGTTTACGTTTGTCCTTATGGGGCAGCGGCGATGAGTTATGGGACTGGGATATGCAAGCCGGTCAGTTGTATCGCTCCAGCTCCTGGCATCAACCTCTGGAGAAGCCGGGTGACAGTCAGCAGTTTCCGCCTAATCGTTCTGAAATCCATCCACAGGACGTAGAACGGGTGACCAGTTCGCTGCAACAGCACATGCACGGTATGACCCCTATATTTGAAGCCAGTTATCGCATTAAAGCAGCGAACGGCCAATGGGTCTGGGTATTGGATCGTGGCAAAGTGGTGCAGTTGAATGAACAAGGTCAGGCCATCCGCATGACCGGTACCTTAAAAAATATTCAGCAACTTAAAGAAACGGAAGAACGCTTAAGCTTATTCGCGCGTTGCCTGGATAATATCTCAGATGCAGTCATGGTCTGTGATACCCATTTCGCTTTATTAGAAGTCAACCCGGCCTTTGTCAGCATGACAGGTAGAAGCCGTGAATCTGCGCTGCATAGCGTGTTTGAACTTTTCCTCTACCCTGCCCGCTTTTTACACGAAATCCGGCAGTCCTTATTAGAGCAAGGTTATTGGGCTGGTGAAATTGAAGATAAAAGGCATAACGGTGAGCTGTATCAGGCCGAATTGAGTTTTGATGTGATTAAAGACGAACTGGGGCAAGTGCAGCAGTTTGTTGGTGTGATCTCCGATATCAGCGAGCGGAAAAAACGCGAAGCTGAACTTAACCGTCTGGCCGATACGGATACTTTAACTGGCTTGCCAAACAGGGCTCGTTTTTCCAGCCATTTAAGCCAGTTAGTACGAGAGCAGGTCGAACATGCACTTTTGGTGTTCGATTTAGATAACTTCAAAAAAATTAACGACTCGCTTGGGCATGAACTTGGCGACACCTTGTTATGTAAATTGTCTGAGCGTTTAAGTTTATTTACCCGCTTTAAAGCAAAACTCTACCGATTGGGCGGAGATGAATTTGCCGTAGTGCTGGAAAATACCAACGATATTCACAGCATCACCAGTCTGGCTAAAGACTTACTAAAACAAATTAACCTGCCATTTTTTATCGAGCAGCATGAGCTGGCAATCACCAGTAGTATTGGCATAGTGCTGTATCCGGAAGATGGTCACGACCCTCAGGCGCTGCTGCGTAATGCCGATACGGCGATGTATCATGCCAAACACGAAGGCGCCAACCGTTACCTGTTTTTTAATGACTCGATGAACAAGCTGGCGGTCAAACGTTTGCAGGTAGAAAACCTGATCCGTCATGGCTTAAAAGAAGATTATTTTACGGTGTTTTATCAGCCAAAGATGGACATAGTCACAGGTCAGCTGGTGGGTATGGAAGCCTTGGTACGTTTTATTACACCGAAAAAAGGCTTAATCAGCCCGGCCTCTTTTATTCCTGTAGCAGAAGAAACAGGCCAAATTCTTGAAATTGGTGAAGTGGTTCTGCAAAAAACCTGCGAAGACGTCAAACGCTGGATAGATATGGGCCTGTTTCATGGCCGTGTTGCTGTGAACTTATCAGCCAAGCAGTTTATGCTGCCGTTTTTGTGTGAGCAGATAGACGACATACTGCAACGCTCTGAACTGCCCTCTTATCATCTGGAGCTGGAAATCACCGAAGGCACAGTTATGCAATCGCCCACTTTGGCGATAGATACGATGAAGAAGCTTCGGGCTCGTGGTATTCATTTAGCCATGGATGACTTTGGTACCGGCTACTCGTCTTTAGCATACTTAAAGCAGTTTCCGCTCAATACACTGAAAATAGACAAAGCTTTTATCGACGATATGAACACAGCCCGTGGTCGCAATATGGTGGACACTATAGTCACCATAGCGCACAACCTGAACCTGACAGTGGTAGCGGAAGGGGTGGAGCAAGCTGAGCAGCTGCAACAGCTTAAACAGCTGCGCTGTGAGATTATTCAGGGCTATTTCTACAGTAAGCCTTTGTCGGCTCATGATTTTGGTTTGTTCTTAAAACAACAGAAACAACAGAAACCAAAACTGACTGCTGTGCCTGGTTAAAACGGCTTTGGTCTTCAGGCTGTACATCATTAATAACACAAAATAAAAAGAGGGTTAGTAAAGATCGAGTGCTAAGCACCGGATCTCTACTAACCCTCTTTTCAGAGTATTACTTTTTAATCTGCGTCGTTATCTACAAAAGAGAAGTCTTCACCACCATCTGCAATACGCTTCTTACCGAACACGGTATGGAATTTGCGTTTTTCCTGCAGACGTTGTTTGTACTTCACCCAGACCTTTTCATACTGGCTGGCTGCTTCCTGTTCGCCTTTGCAAACAGCGATAAAACGTTGTTCTTCTTCATTGACTGGCTGGCGTGAGCCTGCTTCCAGTTCCTGCATGGCGTTGCCATGTTTTTCCAGCAGATTACCCTCTGCCAGAGTAAAGCGCCCGGACCTGGTGAATCCCTTAGGGAAATTCTGGTCATCGAAAAAGCGACGATTAGCGACAAAACTTTGCTGCATCACTTTTTTCCTCTAATTTTGTTGTATCTACAGCTATCCGAATCAAACTGTGCGCAGTATGGTAAACAAAATCAGACTCGTCAAACAAAAATTTTGCTTTGTCAAAAGAAATGATTTTGTAATGCCGCAGAAGCCGCATTTTGTTCAGAAAACAATCGCAACTGGTTGACGAATAAACCTTTTAATCCGTCCAAATTGCAAATTTTGATACGTAATGAATATCAGACAGGATCAGTGTTAAAAGAAATTTGAAAAACGACCGAAGGCACGGCGTAATGTCAGTCTTTTATGATTATGAAACAGAGGAAGCACTAAAGGTCCTAAACATAAAGCCGCCAATGCCCAGCGTTTAGCAGCCATTCCGGCACGTAAGGCCGCAATATAGACACTGACACTGCTCAGACAAAAAAGACTCAGGATAAAAACCACACTGAACTCCCGCTTAGTAACTCTGCTTAAAAAACCGCCGCACTATACCAGACAGATAACCTCTTGACTGTGAAAAACACCGACAAATGCGACGAAAGTCTAAGTCATGGAGCTAAAAAAGAAAAAACGGCGCACATCACAAATCCAGCGCCGCTATTTTATAGCCTTAGACTTTTAGGCTTGAGCTTAAGGAGCAGGTGTTGCTGGTAACAGAGACAAAATAAAAGCGTATTCGTCGGCAATTTCAATCATGCGTGAGAAACGCCCGGATTTGCCACCATGGCCCGCTTCCATATTGGTGCGGAACAATAGAGGGTGCTGATCCGTTTTGATAGTACGCAGCTTAGCCACCCATTTTGCAGGTTCAAAATACTGCACTTGTGAGTCATGCAAGCCTGTAGTGACTAACATGGCTGGATAGGCCTGCTTTTTGAGCTGATCATAAGGTGAATAGGACAACATGTAGTCGTAATAGACTTTTTGTTTTGGATTGCCCCACTCGTCAAATTCATTGGTGGTCAGCGGAATAGACTCGTCCAGCATAGTAGTGACTACATCGACAAAAGGCACATGGGCCACTAAACCACGGTATTTCTCCGGGGCCATATTGGCAATAGCGCCCATCAATAAACCACCTGCACTGCCGCCCATCGCAAAAACTTTATCTTTCGCAGCGTATTTTTGTGCCACCAGATAATCAGTCACGTCGATAAAGTCGGTGAAGGTATTGACCTTTTTCAGCAACTTGCCGTTTTCATACCAGCTGCGGCCCATTTCCTGGCCACCGCGAATATGAGCTATAGCGTAGACAAAACCACGATCCACTAAAGACAAGACGGTGCTGCGAAAGGATGGTGAACTGGATATACCATAAGAGCCATAAGCGTATTGATACAAAGGCGCAGTGCCGTCTTTTTTCAGACCTTTTTTATACAACAGGCTGACCGGAATTTGAGTACCATCTTTGGCTGTGGCCCAGACCCGCTCTGTCTGGTAGTTGTTTTTATCAAAACCACCTAAGACTTCCTGTTGCTTCAATAAACGCTTTTCACCTGTTTTCATATGCATTTCATAGACGGAAGGTGGAGTCGTCAAGGAGGTATAGCTGTAACGCAACCACTGGCTGTTTTGCTCTGGATTATTGTCGGTTTTGGCCACATAAGCGGCTTCATCGGATTCTACATACACCACTTTGCTTAAATCAGACCATGGCATCAGACGCACTCTGTCCAGACCATTGCTGCGCTCGTTAATCACCAGATAGTCGGTAAATAGCTGGAAGGAATCAATAAAGACATCAGGGTTATGCGCCAACAACGGTTGCCAGCGACTACGATCACCAATTTTGTCATCATTGACCGTCATCAAACGATAGTTAGGCGCATCCCAGTCGGTCATAATCACCCAACGATTATCTATATGCTCCACTTCATATTTAAAATCGCGCTGACGTGGTGCTATAGCGGTAAATTTGCCTTTTTTATCGTCAGATTTCAGCACCAGCATTTCATTGGATACTGTGCTGCCAAGCCAAATCACTACGAACTTATCATCAGCACTGTTGCCCACGCCCATGTAAAAACTGCTGTCTTTTTCTTCATACAGCACTTCATCTTTCGCCACAGCCTGACCCAGGGTATGACGACGAACTTTGGTCCCTAATAAAGTTTGCGGGTCTTTTTCAATATAAAACAACTGACTGTTATCAGCCGACCAGGCGATAGAGGCTTCAGCGCCGGTAATGGTTGTGGCTAAGTCTTTGCCTGTGCGCAGGTCACGAACTTTGAGGTTGTAATTACGACGGCCAGTAGTGTCTTCTGCATAAGCCAGCAACTGCTGATTAGGACTAACCTGATAGTTGCCTATCTGATAGAAGTCTTTGCCCTCTGCCATGCTATTGACGTCCAGCATCACTTGCTCAGCACCACCTGCTTTGGGCTTACGCGCATAAATCGGGTACTCTTTGCCTTGCTCGTAGCGGGTATAGTAGGAATAGTCGCCTTTCACCACAGGCACTGTGCTGTCGTCTTGTTTGACCCGGCCAATAATTTCATCGGCCAGACTTTTACTCAAACTTTTGTATTGGTCGGCATACTGCTGGTAATACTGGTTTTCAGCGTTCAGGTAAGCCAATACATCGGGAGCCTGTCTTTTATCGTCCCGCAACCAATAATAGGGATCTTGCCTGTCGCCATTTTCTGACTTCACTACGTAAGGTTTTACTGGCGCTACAGGCGCTGATGCAGGCATCGCAGCCATAATGTGCAAACTGGTGAGCATAGCAACTCCATAACCAAGGATACGGACCGGATTGGGCATATTTTTCTCTCTTTATTGTGCATGGATTCGGTGGTTAAAAAACAACAAAACGTTAACACAACGAGGATTTCACAACCACAGCAGGAGCGTACTTATGCGACGAATAAGATGTAACAAAAAAAGACTGTGTCAGAACCTAAAATGAGAGAGGCAAAGAAAATAACAAAAAAGGCTTCTAACAGGTAGAAGCCTTTTTAAAGTCAAAACATAACTTAATAAAAAGTCGTGTTTTGTTCTGCTTTTTCCAGCAACAGCTTGCTTGGGGCAAAACGTGCGCCAAAACGGCTCTCAAAGCTGCGCAGATGCGCGATTAAAGTGGCGGCACCCATCTGATCGATATAACGGAACGGGCCGCCTAAGAACGGCGGGAAGCCTATACCGAAGATGGCGCCTATATCACCGTCACGGGCGCTGCTTATAATGCCTTCTTCTAAGCAGCGCACTGCCTCGTTCAGCATTTGCACCACGCAGCGCAGCGCTATTTGATCGCCGCTTAATTTAGCAGCTGGGTTTAAACCAAGCACGCTATAAACCGAAGCATCGACCTGCTTTTTGCCTTTGGCTTTGGCACCGTACAGGTAAAAACCTTTTTCGGTCTTACGGCCTTTACGGCCATCCGCCAGTAAGCGGTCAAATGCAGCTGGTGCAGTAAAACGCTCACCCAATTCATTCAGCAGAATAGGCGAAATTTTAGCGCCTACGTCTATACCCACTTCATCCAGCAAGGTAATAGGACCGACAGGGAAACCAAATTTCACCAGCGCTTTATCCAGCGCTTCAACTGGTTCGCCTTCGAGCAGTATATTGGCCGCTTCATTCATATAAAGCGCCAGAATACGGTTGACATAAAAACCTGCGCCGTCTTTCACGACTATAGGCGTTTTGCCTTGCTTACGGGCAAAAGCCACAGTAGTCGCAATAGTTTCAGCCGAGGTTTTGTCATGCGCTATCACTTCGACCAGTGGCATTTTATCCACAGGAGAGAAGTAATGCAGGCCAATGACATTTTCAGGGCGAGCCGCTTTGGCTGCGATCTGACCTATAGGCAATGAACTGGTATTGCTGGCAAAGACCGTATGTTCAGAGCAATTGGCTTCGATATCAGCGACCATCTGCTGTTTTAAATTTAAATCTTCAAATACAGCTTCGACTACTAAATCCACATCGTGGAATCCGCTGTAATCGGTCGTGCCTGTCAGCAAAGACATTTGTTTTTGCACTTCAGTCTTAGTGACAAAACGCTTACGCAGCTTTTTCTCTAGCAGGCTGTAGCTGTATTTCATCGCATTGGAAATACCCTGCTGACTAATGTCTTTAATCCGCACCGGCACACCCGCTTTAGTGGCTGTAACGTTGGCGATACCACCGCCCATCAAACCACCACCTAAAATGGCGGCTTTGCGCACTTTACGGGGTTGAACATCCCCTGCCCCAGTCTCTTTTTTCATCTGAGTAGTGGCAAAAAACAAGGACCGTAAAGCTTTGGACTCACTGGTCATGCAGAGCTCACCAAAAGCTTTAGCTTCCACATCCAGGCCTTTATTAAAACCACCATCCACACCAGCTTTAATGGCGTTGAGGATCTTCAGCGGCGCCGGATAATTGCCATGAGTTTTAGCTAAAGTTTGTTTTTCAGCCTGGCTAAATACAATAGCCCGGCCAAAAGGCGTTTTTTCCAGCACTTTACCAACAAAGTTCAGTTTGACTTCACGAGCTGCCGGTTTGCCTTGCTTTGCCAGTTGTAGCGCCAGTTGCACTGCGGCTTCGAGCAAAATACTTTTAGGTACAACGGCATCGACTAAACCGATTTTTTTCGCCTGAGCAGCACGCAACTGCTTACCGGTTAAAATCATATCCAAAGCTTTTTGAATACCAACCAGACGAGGCAAACGCTGAGTACCACCGCTACCTGGCAATAAACCTAACTGCACTTCAGGTAAACCCAATACAGTTTTGTTGTCTGTAGTCGCAACTCGGGCATGACAGGCTAAAGCCAGCTCTAAACCACCGCCTAAACAAGGGCCATGAATAGCTGCCACTAACGGAATAGATAAAGCTTCAAGCTGGTTAAACACTAGTTGGCCCATACGACCTATGTCTTCGGCTTGCTGAGCTGTAGTGCAGCCATCCAGCATAGAAATATCGGCACCTGCGATAAAAGAATCCGGCTTGCCACTGATAATAACTAAACCTTTGATGTCTTTATTGTTTTTAATTTCACTGAGCAAAGATTTAATCTCATCAGCAAAAGCAGCTTTGAGCACATTCATGCTCTCACCTGCCACATCCATGCTGATCACACCAATATGATCAGGGCGAATGCTTAGGCTAAAAGTCGGCTGGCTCATTATTCAGTCTCCACTATCATAGCTGCACCTAAACCACCGGCAGCGCAGGCTGTGGTTAAACCAATACCACCACCACGGCGTTTTAATTCATTTAACGTCTGGGTAATTAAACGGGTGCCGGTAGCAGCAAAAGGATGGCCGTAAGCTAAAGAGCCGCCAATGACGTTAAATTTCGCCATATCGATGTCACCTATGGCTTCAGAGCGACCCAGTTTTTGTTCAGCAAAAGTTTTGCTACCAAACATTTTCATATTGGCCAGCGCCTGAGCGGCAAAAGCTTCGTGCATTTCAATCAGGGTTAAGTCAGACAGCTTCAAACCGGCACGATCCAAAGCAATTGGCGTCGCATACGATGGGCCCATCAGCATATCTTCCCACACATCGATTGCGGCAAAAGCGTAACTGCGGATATAACCCAGCACTTCATAACCCATAGCTTTAGCACGGCTTTCAGTCATCATCAGTACAGCTGAAGCACCATCTGTTAGTGGAGTACTGGTGGCTGCTGTGACAGTACCAAACTGACGGTCGAATACTGGTTTTAACTTGCTGTACGATTCCAGTTTGGAATCCATACGAATATTGTTGTCGATTTCAAGGAAGGTTTTGTACGGCTCGATATGAGCGGCCATTACTTCATCTTTTAATAAACCATCTTTCCAGGCCTGCGCAGCTAAGCTATGTGACCGGTGCGCCAGCGCATCCTGGTCGGCACGGCTGATGCCATAGGTTTTGGCCATTTGTTCAGCGGTATCGCCCATCGACAAGCCAGTGCTGTATTCAGCCACTGCTGGAGGCACTGGCAACAAATCCTTTAAACCTAAACGGCGGAAAATTGCCAGTTTCTGACCAAAAGTTTTGGCTTTGTTTAAATCGACCAGAGCACGGCCTAATTTTTTGCTGACACCAATAGGCAATACTGAGCTTGAATCTGCACCACCGGCGATTGCGATTTCAGTGTGGCCTGCCATCATGCTTTCGGCCACACTGACCACAGACTGGAAGCTGGTGGCACAAGCACGGGTCACGCTAAAGGCATCGGTATGCACATTCATGCCAGTGCCCAGAACTATTTCACGGGCGATGTTTGGTGCTTCCGGCATTTGTACAACTTGACCAAAAACCAATTGATCTATTAACTTGGGCGACAATTCGCTACGGATCAGCAGTTCATTGACCACCAGCTTGCCCAGTTCCAGTGCTGAAATGCCATGGAATTCGGTCGCTTGTTTCGCAAATGGAGTACGCAGACCACGCACTATGGCGATACGGTCTCCCTGACGTGTGGTAAGTTGTATTGGCGCGGCCATAAAAGTCCTCTTTCTGTGTTTACCGTGACAGGTCTGACCTGTAGATAATTCGATTGTAACCAGAGATCAGGCAAATTAAAACACTTGTTTTAAAACGTCTTGAACCTTATATAAAAGCAAGTGGTCTTAGCCTAGCTTTTTTTAGAGCTAACTGCTTGGAAAATAAACAACAATAACTGACGACAATAACCTAAAAACAGTAGTGAGTATTATGGTAAAGGCATTCTCCGCGTTAAAAGACTATCTGGACGGTCAGGTCTTAGGTCAGCATGCGCTGACGGAAGGTATTTTGTTGGCTTTATTGGCCAATGGTCATTTGTTGGTGGAAGGCCCACCTGGTTTAGCCAAAACCAGAGCAGTGAACGCATTGGCACATGGGGTAGAAGGTCGTTTTCACCGCATTCAGTTTACACCCGACTTATTACCAGCCGATTTAACAGGCACAGATATCTACCGTCCTGAAACAGGTCAATTTGAATTTCAGGCAGGCC of Rheinheimera sp. MM224 contains these proteins:
- a CDS encoding putative bifunctional diguanylate cyclase/phosphodiesterase; its protein translation is MRLTPVLSLQLSLVILAPSPAYAAGWQQLQPYVLTVISALSIVALALAHLSIVRMRRYQSKLEQSEERLRLSLWGSGDELWDWDMQAGQLYRSSSWHQPLEKPGDSQQFPPNRSEIHPQDVERVTSSLQQHMHGMTPIFEASYRIKAANGQWVWVLDRGKVVQLNEQGQAIRMTGTLKNIQQLKETEERLSLFARCLDNISDAVMVCDTHFALLEVNPAFVSMTGRSRESALHSVFELFLYPARFLHEIRQSLLEQGYWAGEIEDKRHNGELYQAELSFDVIKDELGQVQQFVGVISDISERKKREAELNRLADTDTLTGLPNRARFSSHLSQLVREQVEHALLVFDLDNFKKINDSLGHELGDTLLCKLSERLSLFTRFKAKLYRLGGDEFAVVLENTNDIHSITSLAKDLLKQINLPFFIEQHELAITSSIGIVLYPEDGHDPQALLRNADTAMYHAKHEGANRYLFFNDSMNKLAVKRLQVENLIRHGLKEDYFTVFYQPKMDIVTGQLVGMEALVRFITPKKGLISPASFIPVAEETGQILEIGEVVLQKTCEDVKRWIDMGLFHGRVAVNLSAKQFMLPFLCEQIDDILQRSELPSYHLELEITEGTVMQSPTLAIDTMKKLRARGIHLAMDDFGTGYSSLAYLKQFPLNTLKIDKAFIDDMNTARGRNMVDTIVTIAHNLNLTVVAEGVEQAEQLQQLKQLRCEIIQGYFYSKPLSAHDFGLFLKQQKQQKPKLTAVPG
- the maoP gene encoding DUF413 domain-containing protein, producing MQQSFVANRRFFDDQNFPKGFTRSGRFTLAEGNLLEKHGNAMQELEAGSRQPVNEEEQRFIAVCKGEQEAASQYEKVWVKYKQRLQEKRKFHTVFGKKRIADGGEDFSFVDNDAD
- a CDS encoding S9 family peptidase, which translates into the protein MPNPVRILGYGVAMLTSLHIMAAMPASAPVAPVKPYVVKSENGDRQDPYYWLRDDKRQAPDVLAYLNAENQYYQQYADQYKSLSKSLADEIIGRVKQDDSTVPVVKGDYSYYTRYEQGKEYPIYARKPKAGGAEQVMLDVNSMAEGKDFYQIGNYQVSPNQQLLAYAEDTTGRRNYNLKVRDLRTGKDLATTITGAEASIAWSADNSQLFYIEKDPQTLLGTKVRRHTLGQAVAKDEVLYEEKDSSFYMGVGNSADDKFVVIWLGSTVSNEMLVLKSDDKKGKFTAIAPRQRDFKYEVEHIDNRWVIMTDWDAPNYRLMTVNDDKIGDRSRWQPLLAHNPDVFIDSFQLFTDYLVINERSNGLDRVRLMPWSDLSKVVYVESDEAAYVAKTDNNPEQNSQWLRYSYTSLTTPPSVYEMHMKTGEKRLLKQQEVLGGFDKNNYQTERVWATAKDGTQIPVSLLYKKGLKKDGTAPLYQYAYGSYGISSSPSFRSTVLSLVDRGFVYAIAHIRGGQEMGRSWYENGKLLKKVNTFTDFIDVTDYLVAQKYAAKDKVFAMGGSAGGLLMGAIANMAPEKYRGLVAHVPFVDVVTTMLDESIPLTTNEFDEWGNPKQKVYYDYMLSYSPYDQLKKQAYPAMLVTTGLHDSQVQYFEPAKWVAKLRTIKTDQHPLLFRTNMEAGHGGKSGRFSRMIEIADEYAFILSLLPATPAP
- the fadJ gene encoding fatty acid oxidation complex subunit alpha FadJ, with product MSQPTFSLSIRPDHIGVISMDVAGESMNVLKAAFADEIKSLLSEIKNNKDIKGLVIISGKPDSFIAGADISMLDGCTTAQQAEDIGRMGQLVFNQLEALSIPLVAAIHGPCLGGGLELALACHARVATTDNKTVLGLPEVQLGLLPGSGGTQRLPRLVGIQKALDMILTGKQLRAAQAKKIGLVDAVVPKSILLEAAVQLALQLAKQGKPAAREVKLNFVGKVLEKTPFGRAIVFSQAEKQTLAKTHGNYPAPLKILNAIKAGVDGGFNKGLDVEAKAFGELCMTSESKALRSLFFATTQMKKETGAGDVQPRKVRKAAILGGGLMGGGIANVTATKAGVPVRIKDISQQGISNAMKYSYSLLEKKLRKRFVTKTEVQKQMSLLTGTTDYSGFHDVDLVVEAVFEDLNLKQQMVADIEANCSEHTVFASNTSSLPIGQIAAKAARPENVIGLHYFSPVDKMPLVEVIAHDKTSAETIATTVAFARKQGKTPIVVKDGAGFYVNRILALYMNEAANILLEGEPVEALDKALVKFGFPVGPITLLDEVGIDVGAKISPILLNELGERFTAPAAFDRLLADGRKGRKTEKGFYLYGAKAKGKKQVDASVYSVLGLNPAAKLSGDQIALRCVVQMLNEAVRCLEEGIISSARDGDIGAIFGIGFPPFLGGPFRYIDQMGAATLIAHLRSFESRFGARFAPSKLLLEKAEQNTTFY
- the fadI gene encoding acetyl-CoA C-acyltransferase FadI; this translates as MAAPIQLTTRQGDRIAIVRGLRTPFAKQATEFHGISALELGKLVVNELLIRSELSPKLIDQLVFGQVVQMPEAPNIAREIVLGTGMNVHTDAFSVTRACATSFQSVVSVAESMMAGHTEIAIAGGADSSSVLPIGVSKKLGRALVDLNKAKTFGQKLAIFRRLGLKDLLPVPPAVAEYSTGLSMGDTAEQMAKTYGISRADQDALAHRSHSLAAQAWKDGLLKDEVMAAHIEPYKTFLEIDNNIRMDSKLESYSKLKPVFDRQFGTVTAATSTPLTDGASAVLMMTESRAKAMGYEVLGYIRSYAFAAIDVWEDMLMGPSYATPIALDRAGLKLSDLTLIEMHEAFAAQALANMKMFGSKTFAEQKLGRSEAIGDIDMAKFNVIGGSLAYGHPFAATGTRLITQTLNELKRRGGGIGLTTACAAGGLGAAMIVETE